In Lolium rigidum isolate FL_2022 chromosome 3, APGP_CSIRO_Lrig_0.1, whole genome shotgun sequence, the genomic window tccggaCCGTCCCGGTGGGCGGTGGGTGCCGCCGCAACAAGCGCTCGTCCAAGTcatccgccgcgtcctcctccaagCCATCTTCTTCATCAGCCAGGCAGCTAGCCGGTGGCGCGTCATCGATGCCATCAACCGCGGCATCAACAAACCCGGGACCCACCGGAGCAATGATCCCGTCGGGGCTCAGCTCCATGTCGCACCACCTGCCGTTCTTGGGTACGATGCACCCGCCGGGGCCCAACCTAGGGCTAGCCTTTTCCGTCGGGCTCCCGCCGCTCGGCATGCAGCAGCGGCAGCACATGGACGGGAGCGTGGATCAGTTCCCGCTggcaagcggcggcggcgccaccttTAGCGCGTCACTGGAGCAGTGGAGAGTgcaccaccaccagcagcagcagttcCCTTTCTTGGAACTTCCACCGGCGCCGCCGATGTACCAACTGGGGTTGCAAGCTAATCGAGCGGGGCCTAGCGCAGCGGCACCGTTGCCGGCGATGTTCACGTTAGGGCAGACCAGTGCAACCGAAGAAGCATCAATGAAGGAGGCGGACAGCAAAGGGCAAGAGATGAGCCTGCAGAGGCAGTACATGGAGGCGCTTCGCCAAGGGGAGGGCGTCTGGGGTGGCAGCGCCAGCGACAACACCGGCAATGGCAGTGGCAGCTGGACCACGAACATCCCCGGATTTCATTCCTCGtcgggtggcggtgacggtggcggcctGTTGTAGCACACCGCAATTTCTTGATCAATACAAGATGCAGATGCATGGTTTGATCAGGAgatgaaatgaggaggtaattaaaTTAAAGAAGGtgttcaagttttaattcttcaCCAGGTACTACTGTAGAAGCGCTGCTAGCTCATGATGGTCCAAGGTAGGGAATTCAAGTTAAAGTTGCTCCTTTGGTTAACACTTTTGCACCATTTGATTTGCCTGTGTAGTACGTGTCCGCTGGGTCACCTTTCAAAACTTTTCACACCATTGTTTACGAGTAGGGATCGATCGATACATGATGCATGGGGGGTATATATATGGTCACATATATTTTAATTTACTTGAAGATTCAGGAGTGGTCAGATTGTTTATTTGTTCA contains:
- the LOC124697923 gene encoding dof zinc finger protein DOF3.6-like yields the protein MVFPPSPAYLDPPNWNNQQQGQQPRATGGGGGGDAQQQHMPVGPTTATAAQPEAGGLPSSSVANEVAGEQQARPNSMTERARMARVPQPEPALKCPRCDSTNTKFCYYNNYSLSQPRHFCKACRRYWTRGGALRTVPVGGGCRRNKRSSKSSAASSSKPSSSSARQLAGGASSMPSTAASTNPGPTGAMIPSGLSSMSHHLPFLGTMHPPGPNLGLAFSVGLPPLGMQQRQHMDGSVDQFPLASGGGATFSASLEQWRVHHHQQQQFPFLELPPAPPMYQLGLQANRAGPSAAAPLPAMFTLGQTSATEEASMKEADSKGQEMSLQRQYMEALRQGEGVWGGSASDNTGNGSGSWTTNIPGFHSSSGGGDGGGLL